CAAATACAATTCAGATGACTGGGGATAAAATGAAGTACAATGATATCCCAGTGGGTCTACAATGCcttaggtttaaaaaaacaaacaaacaaacaaaacagaattcagaggccaggctgtgttgttgcatgcctttaatctcagcactcaggaagcagatgcatgaaaatctctgagttccaaggccagtctggtctataaaacaagttccaggacagaggggctatagagaaaccctgtctcaaaaaaccaaaaccaaccaaacaaaacaacaacccaacaaacaaacaaacaaacaacaaaactgcaGAGATCGCTCAGTTCATGAAGCTGGATGCAGAAAGCTCCAGTcccagtgagaccccatctcaaaagagTGACAACTGAGGGTGACTTCTGACATGAGCACACCAGGCAAACATGCACTTGCTGCCACTGAAAGAGCCTCCATCTGTGCCATGCATGTGAGACCAGAAGAAACCAGGACGTCCATTGGCTCAGCAAATATAATATTGATCCCAAACTACAGCTAGAGGCCAAGGTCAGGTCAGCGTGTTTGGTtctggtggtggtgttttggggTTGTTGTTGTATGATTGCTtgttttaaggtttcaaaagtactttatttatttatttttttttgaagacatgATCTTCTTTGTAGTCTtgggtagcctggaactcactctgtagcccaggctgacctggaactcacagagatccgcctgccctcAGCCTCTCACtgtagggattaaaggtgtctgccacatGCCCAGCCACtttattagtttttctttaatgttatattttaatgaaCATATGGTTATTTTCCTTGGCATCCCCCATGAGCTGCTTTTGAAGCAATCTAGACTAGCGTACCCGCTAGCTGACGACTGACCTTTCCCTTCCTTTGGGGTGACTCTACCAAGAGTAGGCAGACTTCATTCTATTCCAACTGGTGTTGCTGGCTATGTCTGTACAGCAATACAGACAATGCTTCCAGGGCCagagagcactggttgcttttccataagatccaggttcaattctcagcacccaaacatcagctcacaactgcctgtaactccagttccaaggctccctcttctgtctccttggcaccaggcatgcatgtggtgcagaaATGCATAAAggcaaatattcatacacataaaaaataaatgctgccaggtgtggtggcacatacctttgatcccaacactggggaggcagaggcaggtggatctctgtgagttcaaggccagcctgctctacacagtgaattccaggatagcgaggactatgtaaagagaccctgtcttccaaaagaagaaagggagaaggaaggaaagagagggtgagagaaagagagaaagagagagagagagagagagacagagagagagagggagagaggggggggagggaaacTCCACacttaataaactttaaaaatttgagctgggtggtggtgacacaggcctttaatcccagcactccagaggcagaggcaggtggatctcagtgagttcaaggccagcctgctctacatagtgaattccaggatagcgaggactatgtaaagagaccctgtcttccaaaagaagaaagggagaaggaaggaaagagagggtgagagaaacagagagagagagagagagagagagagacacagacagacagacagacagacagagaggagggaaacTCCACacttaataaactttaaaaatttgagctgggtggtggtgacacaggcctttaatcccagcactccagaggcagaggcaggtagatctctgtgagttcgaggccagcctggtctatggagtgagttccaggacaggctccaaagctacagagaaaccttgtctcaaaaaacaaaacaacaagctaaaagacttttttttttttttttttttttggttcttttcaagacaggtttctctgtttctccgtgtagccctggctgtcctggaactcacactgtgattcaagctggcctcaaactcaggggtctgcctgactctgcttcccaagtgctggtattaaaggcatgtgctgccaacACTGAACAAATAAACGAATATTTGTATGATCAGTTGTTTTTTACTATGCCAAAAAGTTTACTATGTCTTTATATGCCAAACTTTAATATGAATATACACATGCAGCATTAAGCACAAACCGTgagaagacaaaatttaaaatatatctgaatcagaaaataaataaataaaagctgggcctaatttgtactgtatcaagctgataatagaaagaaaaaaaattaaattaaaaaacaacaacaacaacaaaaagctgggcCTGTGGTGCGCTCCTGCAATCCCGTCTCATGAAAGGCAGAGGTAAGCGATCACTTCAAGTTCTGGTCCATCTTGGTGTGTTTCTCCACAGTGAGTTTCGGGTAAGCCAGGGCCACTGCCCTACCACCCCAGCGAGGAAAGGCAGCTGACAGGGGCGTCAGTGAACACAGTCTGGTTCCTCTGAGGGCCCAACCTGGAGACCAGAAACCAGGACCATTTCCTGGAACCGTTGCCCGGACAACCGCGAGGCTAGGCGCGCGGCAGAGAAAGCGCGCGTTGCTGGGACTAGCGTCGGCGGTGATTGGCTGGTTTTCCTCGCGCCCATCTCCCTGGCAACTGACTGGCTGAGGACAGGGGGAGGGTGGGACCTctggtgtggaaaaaaaaaattggtcagACTCTGGCCAAGGGCTCCGGGGAGCTGGCGTTCTCCGCCAGAGCTGTCTACagacctccacctccacccagctAAAACCACGCCTCGCCAGGACCCTGAACCAGGGTGCGGGGCAGCTCAGAAGGAAGTGTGTTCGCTCTGCCCTCAGCAGCACACTAGTAAACCAGACCGACGGACATCAAGACCCTTCTCAGGCTTCCTATCCTTTCATGACACCCCACCACCAAGTCATCAGTTCCTTTCGAGACCCACAGTACTAacacttcattttatttgttccttgtttaatatttttcaagGCGCCCCTCTCTTCTGAACGTAATCTGTGTAATCTGTCCCAGTGGGTCACTATACATCCCCAATGCACCAGGCACACAGTCCACAATACCCATCGTGCTAGTGAGTCAGTACGCTAAAATCCCGTGAATTTTAACACGTCTTTGCAAGCAGTCCCTCGCCCTCATTAAAATGTTCTTGGAGAGACGCCCACTTCACAGGTGAGAACCCCCTCAGCCCTCACACTGAGAAATTCCATTGCTGGCTGAGTGACATTGGTCAGTGCAGACAAGATGGAGGTAGCAGTCTGTCTTTCTGGCCTCTTTGATAAATAATAATCTAGCTAGGCACAGTagagcacatctgtaattccagcatttgtgaggcagagccagtaTGACCAGTGGTTAGAGTCATCCTTGActactgagttctaggccaacttcAGCTccctgagatcctgtctaaataaaacttcttgtttgtttaagacggggtttttctgtgtagctctggttgtcctgaaacttgctctgtagaccaggctggccttgaactcagagatctgcctgcctctgcctccggagtatgttccaggatagccaggactatacagtttatctaaacaaacaaacaaacaaacaaaaaacaaaaccaaaaacaccacAACAACCCTTCCAGAACCAGAGGGCCACCAATTCCAGCCCTCTGGTTCTGTGACTTGTGattcaggggccagagagatggctcagcagttaagagacacacacatgcagacaaaacaccaaagcacataaaacaaacaaacaaaactgaggcAACAAACCTAGTCAGAGAGTAGAGGTAATGCAGACAGTGCATACAATGTATCTGCTGGCTCTGCTTCTGCCTGGCCAGCTATTGTTACTGTTTTCTGTATCCTAGTCAAGCTACAGAGCTGTATCCCTTTGAACGTAGGCGTAGGCGCCACCCAGAGCTGCAGACAGTGTATAGTTCCCTGAGGCCTCTGACAGCAGACTGAATGTTCTCTTGGCAGCTGAGCCACAGTGCAGGATCACAGGCTGGATCCTGGGTGTTAAAAGGAGCACATGGGAATGGATACTAGAGGTTAAAAATCAGAACTTTTGTTCAATGCCAAATGGGAAGGTACAGCACATTATAAATGGCATACATCAAGGAGATGAGCAACAGAGCTGGCAGCAGCTGCAGAGTGCACGAGACGGGAGAGTGGTCCCTGGGGAGAAATCCTCAGTTCCCTGGCAGGCTCCACTGTAAGCAGATGGAGAGGAGATATCCACAAAACAGCCAGGAGCCTGAGAGAGCAGAGTCAATTCAGTAGACAGGAAACAGCTGCCCTGCTTCCGGTTCCTGATATAAAAGCCAAAGGAGAGGCTAGGACTCAGGGAGTGCCAAGTACCCTCGGGACATGATGCCAGCTGATGGGACCCCTTTCCTGGCTTCAGTTTCAGAAGTGACTGGCTGTCTTCCAGCTGGGAAACCTGAACTCAGAGCCTTTGCTACAGACTTAATGGTCCCAAGATGGGCTGGGTGGTTTACACCTAGAATCGGAGTACCTAGAGGGTAGAGGCAAGGAACATCAGTTACAAAGCTtgttccaggggttggggatttggctcaggggtagagtgcttgcctagcaagcgcaaggccctgggttcggtccttagctctgaaaaaaaaaaaaaaaaaaaaaaaagacaaagcttGTTCCAGGTTaccctaggctacatgaaaccgggtctcaaaaaaacaaaccagggtcagatggctcagcaggtaaagatgcctACTGCCAACCAagctgacaacttgagttccacACCTGGGACCCACattctaaaagttgtcctctgatttacTTCCAGacgtgcatgcccacacacatacacatagataaataccaacaacaaccacaaaagttattatttttctaaaaaaggTCCCCATGTTCTGGAATAGGCCTTTGACAAAAGGGACCCTGACCCCAAGAGTCAGGGAAGAGAGGCTTCCAGGCCAAAAGAGGGGACTCAGGAATGCCTGACCGAGGACCATGGTAGAACCAAGAGCTGCGGGACGCTCAGCGATCGGCTCAAGCACCAGGCAGACATAGCCACAGGCCACAGCTTGCAATCCAAGGCCTTTAATCTGCAGCTAGAGTGCTCGCCCTCTCCTCCCACGTCACCATGTCCCACCTGGTGCCAGCGCTGGACCCTGACAGCTCCCCGCCCTCATCCCGGTCCATCCCACTGGCTAGGACCCAGTGTCTTCTTCCCAGGGCTCCAGCATCAGCGGGGACTGTCCCAGCTACCCTGGgtgctctcttctgtctctctgtggctTCTAAGTGGGAGCAGGTGGGGGTGCGGTGAGCGcccccgctgccgccgccgcccccaGCATGAGCATGGCCAAGGCCTTGGGCCCGGTGGTGTGGATCTTCTCGTGCCGGTGCAGGTTGGAGCGGCGGCTGAAGCTCTTGCCGCAGAGCGGGCAGGCGTAGGGCCGCACACCGCGGTGGGTGCGCTGGTGGGCGGTGAGGTGAGAGCTGTGGCTGAAGCTCTTGCCGCAGTCCAGGCAGTGGTAGGGTTTCTCGCCCGTGTGCGTGCGGTTGTGCGCGATGAGGTTGGAGCGCTGGCTGAAGCTCTTGCCGCACTCCGGGCACGGGTAGGGCTTGTCGCCGGTGTGGGTGCGCTGGTGCGTGACCAGGGCGGAGCTCTGCGTGAAGCACTTGCCGCAGACGGGGCACTTGTGCGGCTTGGCGCCGGTGTGAGTGCCCTGGTGTGTGACCAGGTCTGAGCGGCGGGTGAAGCGCTTGGCGCAGCGGTCGCACACGTACGGCTTCTCACCGGTGTGGATGCGCTGGTGCTGGATCAGCGTGGAGTGGTGGCTGAAGCTCTTCCAACACGAGGGGCAGGTGTAGGGCTTCTCGCCCGTGTGGATGATCTGGTGCTGGATGAGGTGGGAGCTGCGGCCGAAGCGCTTGCCGCAGTCCGTGCAGGTGTAGGGCTTCTCACCCGTGTGAGTGCGCCGGTGTGTCACCAGGTGTGAGTGCCAGCTGAAGCCCTTGCCACACTGTTCGCACTCGTATGTCTTCCTGCCCGGGTCACCGTCCGCAACAAGACCTTCCTCGCCACTTTCCAGGGCGCCCTTCTCCTCCGCGCTGGGTTTCCCTGGGCCGCTGTTCTCTGGGTTCTTGAGAGGATGTGTGTCGGGTGGGGAGGGCTTGGGCTGCCTGGCTTCCCCAGAGTCTCTGGCCATCTTTGCACCCAGGCCGCTAGCCACTTGCTGACCACACTGTGGCTCTTCCCGGGGAGCCCACCTGGCCCTGGTCCTTAAGGGTTTCGCGTCCTCCAGGGTTGCCATGGCTAGGGTTGGGACCACCTTCCCCATTTCCACAACCCCTGTAAAAAGACAGGGTTGCCAGTTGAGACAGCCTTCTAGAGAGCCTGAGGGATGGGCAGGCAGAGCTAAAAACCCGGGAGCTAGATTCTGGGAGacaggaaaagggaaggggaagccAGGGACCCCTCAAGAGCCACCCTCCAGCAGTAGAGGGGTCTGGAAACCCCCGCATGCACACCCACAAGGGGGAGCCCCAAACCAAGGCATATGCTAAGGCCCTCCTCACCTGAACCAAGGCCTCTTCTCTCCTCGGCACCTGGCGGTCTGCTGGAACTCGCCACCTCGCCCTTCCCGTGAACTTGGGGGACCCAGAGAGGTCTGCTGAACGGAAACCCTGTCCAGAAAGCGAAGCTGTGCTTCTACCCAGTCGTAGAATCACCCCGCAAACCGCACTCCTCCCATGAtcccccagctccagccccaccTGACTGAACGAGGAAAAGGGGCCCAAGGGCCCTGGAAACCTAAGACAAAGCAAAAGGCACTCACAAGTTCCTTTAGAGCCAGGCATGGATGGGAGACTGGCGGAGAGCactaagctcaaggccagcctagactacacagtgagactgtctcaataaaaatcagtgagcaaaatttaaaaattccaggtttggtggcacattagtagaattccagcacttaggaggtggagggaggaagatcagaagtttaaggtcattctcagctaggctgtgctgagaccctgtctcaaaacaacatttaaacaaatggtaaataaatatatgtatccTTTTAGAGGGGCTGGAGGTGGCTGGGGGTAAGGCGCTGGCATGGTGTGTGTGAGGCCCACCCCTAACACCACATGAAGTTCAGCAGATCCTTTCCTGTCACAGCTGCCACGCAGGGGACAGCAGCAGGGACCGCAGAAGACCACCTGCTCCTGCACCTGCGTTCAGGGGAACGGGGATGGTGCGGAGGCCAAGCTCCAGAGGCTGGGACACTGGTGTGCTGTGTCCCTGAGGGATTTGGTGTAGTCAGTAAGAGAAGACGGCTGTAACTCTCACAACCCAATGGAGGACAGGAATTTGTTAGGTCACTGGTTAGAGCCCGACGGAGTCCTTCGTACCCTCTAACGTCCAGGGTTTGCTTGGACTTGTTGGTCTGGGTCCTGGGAAATGCTAACAGTGGGTAGTAGACAAACCTGAGCTAACTAGAGAAGTGGGGTGGTTGATATGCCCA
Above is a window of Onychomys torridus chromosome 8, mOncTor1.1, whole genome shotgun sequence DNA encoding:
- the Znf205 gene encoding zinc finger protein 205, with the translated sequence MSADSKGILAAESKEKTHEVPGRGQCCGDMLSGQEETALAASQESTHIKAEPEEPPPEGVSLEDRAPGTQGWMPQSPGSKEKALFLPGRALPSPWIPVLSRGGRPRERQVAAALLTAWSQMPVTFEDVALYLSREEWGRLDHTQQNFYRDVLQEKNGLALGFPFSRPLWVPQVHGKGEVASSSRPPGAEERRGLGSGVVEMGKVVPTLAMATLEDAKPLRTRARWAPREEPQCGQQVASGLGAKMARDSGEARQPKPSPPDTHPLKNPENSGPGKPSAEEKGALESGEEGLVADGDPGRKTYECEQCGKGFSWHSHLVTHRRTHTGEKPYTCTDCGKRFGRSSHLIQHQIIHTGEKPYTCPSCWKSFSHHSTLIQHQRIHTGEKPYVCDRCAKRFTRRSDLVTHQGTHTGAKPHKCPVCGKCFTQSSALVTHQRTHTGDKPYPCPECGKSFSQRSNLIAHNRTHTGEKPYHCLDCGKSFSHSSHLTAHQRTHRGVRPYACPLCGKSFSRRSNLHRHEKIHTTGPKALAMLMLGAAAAAGALTAPPPAPT